A single Chiloscyllium punctatum isolate Juve2018m chromosome 26, sChiPun1.3, whole genome shotgun sequence DNA region contains:
- the LOC140453244 gene encoding chymotrypsin-like protease CTRL-1: MGFPWTVCLTIITVTTVAAAPSVYPSKNYESRIVNGQYAQPGSWPWQVSLQDSYGQHFCGGSLVNQNWVITAAHCNFNPGYHRVVLGEFDMYSSEEQLQIKSVSQVITHPYWNPYNMNYDCTLLRLSSPANINYYASPVRLVASNADIPGGTICITTGWGRTVPGGAISSKLMQTNIPIIDSQTCRQYWGNKITDIMICAGASGTSSCQGDSGGPLVCYGNTGWNLVGIVSWGTVNCNIYSPAVYARVSKLRSFVDQYIYY; this comes from the exons ATGGGGTTCCCCTGGACTGTCTGTCTCACTATCATCACAGTAACTACGG TTGCTGCTGCTCCATCTGTCTATCCCAGCAAAAATTATGAATCCAGAATTGTTAATGGACAGTATGCTCAACCAGGATCCTGGCCATGGCAGGTTTCTCTGCAG GATTCTTATGGACAACATTTCTGTGGTGGCTCTCTAGTAAATCAAAACTGGGTTATCACTGCAGCCCACTGCAATTTTAA CCCTGGGTATCATCGAGTTGTACTTGGAGAGTTTGACATGTATTCCTCAGAAGAACAACTTCAAATTAAAAGTGTTTCCCAG GTCATAACCCATCCTTACTGGAACCCCTATAACATGAACTATGACTGCACTCTTCTCAGACTCTCTTCCCCAGCCAACATAAATTACTACGCCTCTCCAGTCAGACTTGTTGCTTCTAATGCTGACATTCCAGGAGGCACAATCTGTATTACTACTGGATGGGGAAGGACAGTACCTGGAGGCG CCATCTCTAGCAAGTTGATGCAAACTAATATTCCTATTATTGATTCACAAACCTGTCGACAGTACTGGGGGAATAAAATCACTGACATTATGATTTGTGCTGGTGCTTCTGGAACCTCCTCTTGCCAG GGTGATTCTGGAGGACCTCTTGTTTGCTATGGAAATACCGGCTGGAACCTAGTTGGCATTGTTTCTTGGGGAACAGTAAACTGCAATATATACAGTCCTGCAGTTTATGCCCGCGTTTCCAAATTACGCTCATTTGTTGATCAATACATTTATTACTAG